In the genome of Haloprofundus halobius, the window GAAGTCGACGACGCTCCGTTGTATCGCCGGACTGGAGACGGTTACGGAGGGCGAGATACTGCTGAACGGCGACGATATCACGCACCAGCCGCCCACCGAACGCGACATCGCGATGGTGTTCCAGAACTACGCGCTCTACCCCCACATGTCCGCTCGAAAGAACATCGGGTTCGGACTCAAGATGTCGACGGACATGTCGAAAACCGAGATCGAGCAGCGTGTGCAGGAGACGGCGGAGATGATGGGTATCGAGGAGTTGCTCGACAAGAAGCCGGGTGAGCTTTCCGGCGGCCAGCAACAGCGCGTCGCGCTGGGCCGCGCCATCGTCCGCGAACCCGAGGTGTTCCTGATGGACGAACCGCTCTCTAATCTAGACGCCAAGCTCCGGACGACGATGCGGACGGAGTTACAGAACCTCCAGCAGAACCTCGACATCACCACCATCTACGTCACGCACGACCAGACGGAGGCGATGACGATGGGCGACCGAATCGCCATCCTCGACGGCGGCGAACTCCAACAGCTCGGCACGCCGCTGGAGTGTTACTACGAGCCCGCCAACCGATTCGTCGCCGGCTTCATCGGGTCGCCGTCGATGAACTTCTTCGAGGTGGAGTACAGAGACGGTACGCTCGTTCACGACGCGTTCCGGTACGATCTCTCGCAGGCGACGTGCGAGGAACTCACCGGATACGAAGGGGCGCTGACGCTGGGTATCCGGCCAGAGAGTATCGAAATCGTCGACGCGAGTGAGCCGAAATCGATTCAGGTGTCCGTCTCGGTGACGGAGCCGATGGGCGAGACGACGTACGTCTACGTCGATATCGGCGACGAACGCTACACGGTGACGCTCGACGGCGAGCGGGTGGTCGAACCGGGTACGACGCTCGACATCGTCATCCCCGAGGAGAAGATGCACCTGTTCGACGCGGACACGGGCGAGACTATCAAATCGCGAAACGTCTCCACCGCCACGAACGTCGACGTCAACGCTCGCGCCTGAATACGGTCGTCGTCCGCGGTGACGCGTTCGATTCGGTTCGGCCACTGGTGAGACTCGGTCGTGGTATGGTACAGCGCACCAAAGATTTATTATATACCGTCTGTTTGTTCCTCTGAGGCTAGTATGAGCAACAGAAATCTCACCCGGCGTAAGCTTCTCGCACTGACCGGTTCGATGGGCGCGGCGGGATTGGCTGGCTGTTCGAGCGGCGGTACCGGCGGCGGGAACGACAGCGGCGGCTCCGGTGACGGCAACGGTTCCGGTGGTGGTGGCGGCGGTGACGGCGGCAACGGCGATGGGTCGGCGACGTTCTGGGCGTGGAACGACCCCGGTCTCGCGCCGATTCGCGAGGACCAGGGCGAGGAGATCGCAGACCAGAGCGACGTGATCTCCGACGTCAGTTGGGAGTACTACCCCTTCGAGAACTACCTGGCGAAGGCGACGACGGCCATCCCGGCCGGCAACGCCCCCGACAGTCTGGCGCTGTCGGTGCTGTGGGTGCCGCGCTTCGCGGACCAGGGCGTCGCGTTGAACCTCGAAGAGAACGGGTTCGACCCCGACGACTACGTCGCGGCGGCGCGCCGCAACGCCAGCTTCGACGGGACGCTCTGGGCGGTGCCGTGGTACGCGGACTGCCGGCTCGTCGCCATCAACACGGCGATGTTCGAGGAGGCCGGACTGGAGATACCGGACCCCACTCACCGTCCCAGTTGGGAGGAGTTCGGGTCGTGGATCGACGCGCTCGGCGAAGAGCACGGGAGCGCCTTCTCGATGTCGGCGGGCGAGGGGTTCGACTGCTTCGTGCTCTCGAACGGGGGCGGATACCTCAACGAGGACGGCACGGAGGCCATTATCAACAACGACGCCGCCATCGAGGCGGCGAACTACCTGCAGCCGAAGATCGTCGAGGACGAGACGGTCATCGCACGCAACCCGGGCGGTACGGACGCCATCGAGGACGTCCTCGCCGGCGAGGCGGCGATGTGTTTCGCCGGGTCGTGGCACTACCCCCGTCTGCGCGACAGCGACCTCGACTGGCAGTACATGCCGTATCCGAGCGGCCCGCAGATAGACACGAGCCACACCTGGAGCGCGGGCGTCTTCTACACCATCCCGAGTCGCGGCGGCGCCGACCGGGAGATCGGCTTAGAGTGGCTGAACTACATCAACTCGAGTGAGGTCCAACAGGGCGTCACCGAGTCGATGGGCGGATTCCCCGGGCGTAAGGACGCCTACGAGACCGACGAGTTCACCCAGTTCATCGAGGACAACCCGAAACTGGAACCGGTCGCCCAGGAGATGGAGAACACGGTGCCGTTCCCCAGCCATCCCGAGGTGTCGAAGATGTGGGACAGCGTCCACACGCAGGCGCAGTCGATGTGGCAGGGTGAGGACCCGCAACAGGCGCTCGACAAAGCGGCGCAGGACATCAACGCGCTCCTCTAACAATGGCGCAGTCACAAGGGTTACAGCGCGTCCGTCGTCGTTTCAGCGGATACATCTCCGACGCCGACGTCAGAAACTCCGACACTGACCTCTCGTGGTACGCCCTCGTCTTACCGAAGGCGATACTCTTCGCCGCGATACTGCTCGTGCCGTTCATCGGCGCGTTCTACATCAGCCTCCACGAGTGGGCGCCCTTGGCGCAGGAGCACCCGTTCGTCGGCCTCGACAACTACGTTCGACTGTTCAACGACCCCATCTTCTGGAACGCCATCATCAACACCGCCGGCTACAGTTTCGCGCTGCTCGTCTTCGACGTGCCCATCGCGCTGGGACTGGCGCTGCTGTTGAACATGAATCTCCGGGGGACGAAGTTCTACTCGGCGGCGATATTCCTCCCCGTCGTGACCTCGTGGGTCGTCGTCTCGCTCATCTGGACGTGGCTCTACAACCCCGAATACGGGCTGTTGAACACCATTATCGGGTCGTTCGGACTCCCTCGACTGGCGTGGCTCCAGAGTTCGGACACGGCGCTGGCGTCCATCGCACTGATGAGCGTCTGGAAACACATCGGCTTCAACATGGTCATCTTCCTGGCCGGACTGAAGGGAATCCCGGACGACTTCTACGAGGCGGCCATCGTCGACGGCGCGAACCGCTGGGAGCGGTTCCGTTACATCACGTTGCCGCTTCTGAAGCCGACGACGTTCTTCGTGTTCATCGTGACGCTCATCTTCTCGTTCCGCGTCTACACGCAGGTGTACGTGATGACGCAGGGCGGCCCGGTACGGTCGACGTACACCATCGTCTACTACTTCTGGCAGGCCGGCTTCCAGCAGTTCGAGATGGGGTACGCCAGCGCCATCGCCGTCGTGCTGTTCCTCATCGTCTTCGGACTGAGCATCCTCCAGCAGCGCACGTGGGGTGACGACGTTGAGTACTGACGAACTCGAGTTCGACGACGGCCGGCCGACGGTCGAACACGAGGGGTCGTGGTACGACACGCTCGCGAAAGGCGTCGCCCACCTCATCTTGCTCACTGCGAGCGCCGTCATGACGATCCCGTTCATCTGGGCGTTCTTCACCTCGTTGAAGCCCGAGAACGAGATATTCACCACCATCAAGCAGATCATTCCGTCGGACCCGACGTTCATCAACTACGTCAACGTCTGGATGCAGAACCCGCTCGACCGGTGGATACTCAACAGTCTCATCCTCGCGGTCGGCGTCGTGTTCTTCACGCTGCTTCTGGACACGCTCGCGGGCTACGCGCTCGCGAAGGGCGAGTTCAAGGGGAAGTCGCTCGTGTACACGCTCGTCATCGGGACGCTCGTAATCCCGCCGCAGGTGGTGCTGGTGCCGCTGTACCTGGAGATGAACGCCATCAACTGGTCGAACACGTACTGGGCCATCATGGTACTGTACATCGCCAACCCGTTCGGGACGTTCATGATGCGGCAGTTCTTCCTCGGCATCCCCGACTCGCTCATCGAGGCGGCGCGGATGGACGGGTGTAGCACGTTCCAGATCTACACGCGCATCATGCTGCCGCTGGCAAAACCCGCGCTGTCGTCGCTCGGTGTGTTCACGTTCATCTTCGTCTGGGGGGCGTTCCTCTGGCCGCTGGTCATCCTCAACGACTCGGCGATGTACCCCCTTCAGGTCGGCATCGGCCTGCTCACCGGACGCTACGGTTCGCAGTGGGGGCAACTGCTGGCGGCGGTCATCCTGGCGGCCCTGCCCGTCATCGCGGCGTACCTGCTCGCCCAGCGGACGTTCATGGAGGGTATCGCCCTCACGGGGGGGAAAGGGTAGATGTTGCCCGACGTTCCCTCTCTCGTGTTGCGCCTCGGCTACTCCGGACAGAACGAGCCCATCGTCGGAGGTGCGCTCGTCTTCCTCGTCGCCGCTATCGGCGTCCTCTACCTGTCGTTCGTTCGCGACGAGATGGACGCCGGACCGATGATGAAGATAGGGGGGATCCTCCTGTTGGGACTGGCGCTGCTCGCGTATTTCTGGCCGATGCGGCCGTGGCCGCACTGAGCGTCCGACGCACACCGTTCGGCCGTCTCTCCGTTCCCGTCTTTCGACTCCCGAAGCGTCGCA includes:
- a CDS encoding carbohydrate ABC transporter permease; amino-acid sequence: MTTLSTDELEFDDGRPTVEHEGSWYDTLAKGVAHLILLTASAVMTIPFIWAFFTSLKPENEIFTTIKQIIPSDPTFINYVNVWMQNPLDRWILNSLILAVGVVFFTLLLDTLAGYALAKGEFKGKSLVYTLVIGTLVIPPQVVLVPLYLEMNAINWSNTYWAIMVLYIANPFGTFMMRQFFLGIPDSLIEAARMDGCSTFQIYTRIMLPLAKPALSSLGVFTFIFVWGAFLWPLVILNDSAMYPLQVGIGLLTGRYGSQWGQLLAAVILAALPVIAAYLLAQRTFMEGIALTGGKG
- a CDS encoding carbohydrate ABC transporter permease; amino-acid sequence: MAQSQGLQRVRRRFSGYISDADVRNSDTDLSWYALVLPKAILFAAILLVPFIGAFYISLHEWAPLAQEHPFVGLDNYVRLFNDPIFWNAIINTAGYSFALLVFDVPIALGLALLLNMNLRGTKFYSAAIFLPVVTSWVVVSLIWTWLYNPEYGLLNTIIGSFGLPRLAWLQSSDTALASIALMSVWKHIGFNMVIFLAGLKGIPDDFYEAAIVDGANRWERFRYITLPLLKPTTFFVFIVTLIFSFRVYTQVYVMTQGGPVRSTYTIVYYFWQAGFQQFEMGYASAIAVVLFLIVFGLSILQQRTWGDDVEY
- a CDS encoding extracellular solute-binding protein, encoding MSNRNLTRRKLLALTGSMGAAGLAGCSSGGTGGGNDSGGSGDGNGSGGGGGGDGGNGDGSATFWAWNDPGLAPIREDQGEEIADQSDVISDVSWEYYPFENYLAKATTAIPAGNAPDSLALSVLWVPRFADQGVALNLEENGFDPDDYVAAARRNASFDGTLWAVPWYADCRLVAINTAMFEEAGLEIPDPTHRPSWEEFGSWIDALGEEHGSAFSMSAGEGFDCFVLSNGGGYLNEDGTEAIINNDAAIEAANYLQPKIVEDETVIARNPGGTDAIEDVLAGEAAMCFAGSWHYPRLRDSDLDWQYMPYPSGPQIDTSHTWSAGVFYTIPSRGGADREIGLEWLNYINSSEVQQGVTESMGGFPGRKDAYETDEFTQFIEDNPKLEPVAQEMENTVPFPSHPEVSKMWDSVHTQAQSMWQGEDPQQALDKAAQDINALL
- a CDS encoding ABC transporter ATP-binding protein, whose translation is MGKLDIRNLRKVFADGDQSIVAVDDLDIDIDDGEFLIFVGPSGCGKSTTLRCIAGLETVTEGEILLNGDDITHQPPTERDIAMVFQNYALYPHMSARKNIGFGLKMSTDMSKTEIEQRVQETAEMMGIEELLDKKPGELSGGQQQRVALGRAIVREPEVFLMDEPLSNLDAKLRTTMRTELQNLQQNLDITTIYVTHDQTEAMTMGDRIAILDGGELQQLGTPLECYYEPANRFVAGFIGSPSMNFFEVEYRDGTLVHDAFRYDLSQATCEELTGYEGALTLGIRPESIEIVDASEPKSIQVSVSVTEPMGETTYVYVDIGDERYTVTLDGERVVEPGTTLDIVIPEEKMHLFDADTGETIKSRNVSTATNVDVNARA